TACTTTCTTGAAAAAAACGGATTATTATTTTCAGAAACAGGGGAAAAGAGAATTGCTGATAATGCATTGGTTGCATTGACATTAATGATAGCAGTAAGTAAACCTGACGAAAAGGAAACCATGATAAAAGTGATAGTAAATTTAATAAATAAAAATAACTAACGACGGCACAACATCGGCTATACTACATGCCGCAATTAATTGTAAATAAATAGATTATGCATTAATATAAAGTACTGGAAAACAGAAATATTAAACAATAAAATTGCGCCACGCACCATAGCCGCACCCGTTGTGTGGCATACAAAGAGCGTGCTAAAGATGGAAAACGTGGATGAATTACAGAAAAATATAGACCAAATAATGAATGAACAAAATAATCGGGGGGTTCCTGATTTTGAAGGTTATTCCCCGAATGAAATGCAATACATTCTTTACGAAATATTTGAAAAAAACAGCCCAATACAATTATTAAAATTGCCGGAACTGGATTACAATAAAATTCCGATTTTAAATCAAATCTAAGTACATGACAAAAATTGGAAGATATTGAACTCAGGAGTATAACTATCATTAAGAAAGCATTTTGTAATAAAGTCGAGACCTGTTTTAAAGATTGTTTTTGCTTTTCTACCGTGTTTTTTAATTTTAATCGGTTTGATATTTTGATGGATATGAATACCCACTTTGTAAACCCAGACAAAAGCAACCATAATCAACAAGACGAGTTTTTCAATTCTTTTGATATCTGAAAGGTGTGTTTTTTCAATATCGAAACCGCTTGATTTCATGGCTTTAAAGGTCATTTCTATTTGCCATCGTTGTTTATAGTAATCATCAGCCTTTTCCGGTTTGGTAAATGATACCAGAATTAGATATTCTCCGTTATGTAATTTGCTTCCGGACAAATAGCACAACTGTCCGTTTACTTCTACAATGTTGGGGTAATATACAAACTCATTTATCCTGAATGCATTGAATAACCAAAATGCCTTAATGGTTTTATTCTTTCTGGGAACAAAAACTTTAAAATTATTTCTGATACGAATATAATAGTGCAGGTTATTATTGTTAAGATACTTAAGCCATTTTTCACCAACAAATTCCCGGTCTGCAACAATACATTCTATCGTACCTTTTCCAAAAAGGTTGATGTATCGTTCAATCAGGTTTATCCTTTCCTGCGAATTGGAATTACCCCGTTTTTTTAACATACTGAACAATAATGGAAAGGCTACTCCCTGATACACTATGCCAAGCATAAAGATGTTTATGTCTGTTTTGCCAAACTTCCAATTGGTTCTGTCAATAGAAAGTGTTAATCGTTCTTTGTGGGGCAATAAACTGAAAATTAATTTTGCGATTAAATCAGAATCAAGAGAATAGGATGAGATAAATCGTTGGATACGGCGCAAGGAAGAACTTTCTTCTGCCTGAGTATCAAATCCCCTTGCCAGGCTCTCAAAATGAACAGTCCTTACTTTTGTTAAAGCAATAATGAATAATGATATGAATTTTATCCGGGCTAAATTCAGCCTGCCTTCAAAATGTTCCTTTAAAACTGAAACTAAATGACTATCTTTACTGCTGACATTGGTATTCTTCATCTGACAAATACTTGGTAAATATTCGTCTAAGATACTGAATACCAATGTTTTATCCAAACTTTTTAAGGGTTATTTTGCTGATTATCAGTGATTTATTTTTTGTCATGTACTAAGAAATCAAATAAAATATCTTTTACAACTTATTGAAAAAAAAGGAGAATTAAAATTAACAAATAAAGGATTTCTACCGACAAAAGTTGTTTCAGAAATTTATAATCAAAAATTTATCAAAGATGAAATGATTGAAGCTGGAATATCAAAACTATATAAAGAAACAGACTCAATGTCAATAAATTTAACAAGAATATTATCGGAATTATCAAGGGTAGTAAAAAAACGTAACAATACATTGACTTTGACCCAAAAAGGGAAAGTGGAATTAAATGACAACCATAAACTTTTAGAAAGTATTTTTACAACATTTGGAAAAAAATTTAATTGGGCTTATTATGATGGTTATGGAGATAACCTTATAGGACAACTCGGACTTGGATTTTCGTTGATACTATTAAGTAAATACGGTGATGAAAAACGACTTGATAGTTTTTATTCAAATAAATATTTTAAAGCATACCCAAGGTTGCTTGACAATATTCAACCAACAAAATATGACACAAAAATAAACCAGGCTACAAGATGTTATTCATTACGGACTTTTGATAGGTTTTTAGAATATTTTGGTTTAATAAAAATTGACACTGAGAAAAAATGGAATTCAAACAAATACATTATAAAAACGGAATTATTTGATAAGTTAATAAAAGTACGACCACACAACAGCGGCTCATAGTGCATGCCGCAAATTGTACTAAAATTGAAAATAAATCGTAAATTTGAAATATTTGTAAACAGAAAAATTATGAAAACCAATTGCGGCACGCACCATAGCCGCACCCGTTGGGTACCATAAAAATGAACATATGAACAAGATAATAGGAATAATATTAACTTTTTTAAGTTTAACAGCACATAGTCAATTGGTAGTTGACAATGGACATTTTTTTACCAAAAATGAAATTGCAAGATTAGAGAATAAAATGCAAAACATAGAGAATAAATATTCAATAGAGACTATGATTTATACCACAATAGACTTAAATGGGAAGACTCCAATCGAATATGGAAAAGAGATTGGAAATAGTTATGAGGTTGGGAAAAAAGGTATAAATAATGGAATCTTAATTTTATTATCAAAAAATGACAGAAGAATTCAAATACTAAATGGTTTCGGAATAGAATGGATTATTTCTGACACAAAAACTCAAAAGATTGTTGACCAAATGATACCATTTTTCAAGCAACAGAACTTTTTCGGCGGTGTAAATAACGCTTTAACTATGATTGAAAAATATGTTTCAAAAACTGATTGGAAAATAAGTGAAATAGGACTAAATAATATTTCAGAAAATGATTTGGGTAAAATAATCAAGTTTAAGTATTCTAATAAATCTGGACAGACTAAATACAAATACGCTATTGACACAGATACACAATTCTCTAATAATTTTCAAATAAAACTGGAATCAAATAAAACAGAATTTAACTTGTTTTATTCCAAAAATATGAATGACCTTATAAGCATAATCTTAACAAGAAAGAACATTATTGTTTATGCAAGATTAACAGATTGGCAAAATAAAAGACTTGAATTATTAGGAATAGAATAAATTACGGTACCCAACATCACCTATGCTTCATGCCGCAAATTGCACTTAAACTGAAAATAAATCGTAAATTTGAGAATATTTACAAACAGAAAAATTATGAAAACCAATTGCGGCACATCGCATAGCCCTGCACGTTGGCAGTCATGCCCACCGGCGGGCAATCATTCGTTCTTTGAGGCTGTCTTGCGCAGCTTGCTATTAGAAAAATTAGTTTTCATAAGACACATCTGTAAACAAGATGTTTACGTTGCAGCAAGCTGCTCTGGCCACAGAACAATTCAGCAAATGGCTTGCGTGACAGAAGGTCGAGTTCTTCCGGATTCTTCGTTTCGGGATTTCGCACGCAAGGGCAGGAGTAAGGCGGCGTAATCATTTTTGCAGGTTGAAATCAATTATGCGTTGTTTGAAAAATTTTCATTCAAAATAGGGAAGATGTTCATTCATAAACGAAAACCTGGGAAATGATGTTGCAAAAATACTTCCGCCGCCTTCTGCAGGTTTCCGTACTGCCGTTGGGACACGTTCAGCCAACAGCGGCTCATAGTGCATGCCGCAAATTGTGCTGAATTTGAAAATTAATTGTAAATTTGAGAATATTTACAAACAGAAAGATTATGAAAACCAATTGCGGCACATCGCATAGCCCTGCACGTTGGGCACAAGCTTAGAGAACATAATGCAAATAGTGTAATGACTAATAATCATAACTATTGGTCATTAAGATAATTTGATTACCTTTGCATGAAAAAAGAAAATGTATCAAAGAACGCTCGAAAATATTGTAAAAGAAAAGATCGGAAGTAAAAAAGCAATCATCATTGTCGGGGCAAGACAAGTTGGCAAAACAACGCTGATTAAAAAGATATTAGCTGGAAAAGAATACCTGTTTTTTGATGCAGATGATCCTGCCAATAGAAGATTATTATCCAATCCGACTACAGAGCAAATAAGAACATTTCTTGGAGATCATCAAATTGTTTTTATTGATGAAGCGCAAAGAATTGATGGTATTGGGTTAACGTTGAAAATAATTACTGATCAATTTTCTGATGTTCAATTACTCGTTTCTGGTTCTTCCTCATTTGATTTGGGCAATAAATTAAATGAACCGCTAACAGGAAGAAAATGGGAATATGAATTATTTCCTGTTTCCTGGGAAGAATTTGAAAAAAAAGAAGGATATATTAAAACTGAACAACAAATTGAGAATCGATTACTCTATGGAATGTACCCCGAGGTTTTGAACAATAAAGGAAAAGAGCGGGAAGTTTTGAAAAATCTTGTAAGTAGTTATCTTTATAGGGATATTTTGGCTTTTTCAGAAATCAGGAAACCGGAAATACTTGACGATCTATTATTAGCACTGGCTTTACAAGTAGGAAGTGAAGTAAATTACAATGAACTTGCACAAACAATAGGTGTAAACAAAATCACTATTCAAAAATATATTGACATTCTGGAAAAGGGATATATCCTATTTCGTCTGAATAGTTTTAGCAGGAATTTAAGAAACGAGATTAAGAGAAACAGGAAAATATACTTTTATGACAACGGTATCAGGAACATGATTACAGGAAACTTTAATCCGCTTGATTTACGAACAGATGTTGGGGCATTGTGGGAAAATTTCTTGATATCAGAAAGGAAAAAACAGAATGTTTATAAAGACACATTTGCAAGAATGTATTTTTGGAGAACAAAACAACAGCAGGAAATTGATTTTGTGGAAGAAAAAGACGGAAAAATAGTTGGATATGAATTTAAATGGAAAGCGAAGAAAGTAAAACTACCCGAAACATTCACAAGAACATACAAGGCAGAAACAAAAATAATTGATAGGAATAATTTTAGAGATTTTGTAATTATAAAATAGCCAGTGCCCAACATCACCTATGCGTTATGCCGCAATATGTTGGTAATAAAGTGATTAAACATTAATTGAAAATATTTGTAAATACGAAAATTAAACAATAAAAAGCGGCACATCGCATAGCCCTATACGTTACCACACATATCAAAGAAAAGAAAATATGAGTACACATTTATTATCGTGGAATCCTGATAGATGGGAATGGAAAGACATCGAACAATCAATCATGGAATTGAACAAGACAGGTGTTTTCCGTGATAGTTGGAGTTGCGGGGTTAATAAATCAATTAAACCGGGGGACAGATTATTTCTCATAAGATTGGGTAGAGAACCAAAAGGAATTTGCGCGTCAGGATATGCTATTTCAAATGTCTATCAAGGAGAACATTGGAACGGTACGCCCAATAAATTAGCAAACTATGTAACTTTTGAATATGATGTATTACTCAATCCAGAAAAAGAAGATATTTTGAAATTGAGCATTTTAAAAAATGGTGTACTTGGAGAACAACATTGGTCTACTCAAAACTCGGGAATTATAATAAAACCAAATGTTGCTATTGAACTTGAAAAACTCTGGTATAATTTCACAATTAGTAAAAGCCATAAAATAGAAAATGAAAAAGGAACTATTAGTAATCGCACATTTACAGAAGGTACGGTAAGACAAATTACATCAAGTAAATATGAAAGAAATCCTTACGCAAGAAAAATCTGTATAGAAAAATACGGTGCCAAATGTAGCGTTTGTGGTTTTGACTTTGAAGAAATATATGGAGAATTAGGGAAAGGTTTTATTCATGTTCATCATTTAAACCAGATTGCAAACATTAAAGCAAGCTATGAATTAGACCCCATAAAAGATTTACGTCCAGTATGTCCAAATTGTCATGCGATGCTTCATCGGACAAAAACAGGACTAACAATTGAAGAATTGAAAAAGAAAATCAAAAAATACGTGTGGTAACATCGGCTATACTTCATGCCGCAAATAATTGTTAATAAATGATTAAGCTTTGATTAAATATATTGATAAATACGAAAATAAAACAATAAAATTGCGGCACGCAGCATAGCCCTGCACGTTGTAGCCAATTTGAGAAAAAGAATAAGATTGCAATTTGCGGAGAATAACATGTATATTTGTCGCAAATAATGCGGAGAATAAAAATGAATAGAAAAATATACATATATCAGCAGGAAAATTGGCCAAATTTTACTTGGGACATTAACAAATTATCGGATTTGTTAGCCGAAGTAAGAAACAAGCAAGGCCGGCTAATAGGTAAAATGGAAACGTTGGGGTTTCATTTGCAAAATGAGGCTTTCCTTGAAACATTAACGGTAGATATATTAAAATCAAATGAGATTGAAGGTGTAATCTTGAATAAAGAAGAAGTTCGTTCGTCTATTGCCCGAAGATTAGGAATTGATTTAGGTGGTTTGCCACCTATCAACAGAAATATTGAGGGGATTGTTGATATGATGTTTGATGCAACAAAGAATTTCGAGAAGCCGCTAATCAAAAAAAGACTCTTTGACTGGCATTACGCTATGTTTCCGATGGGGAGAAGCGGAATGTATGAAATCATTGTTGGGAAATGGCGAGATGATTCTACCGGGCCAATGCAAGTTGTTTCAGGTGCTATGGGAAAAGAAAAGGTTCATTATGAAGCCCCCCTGCAAAGGTAATTGATAATGAAGTGAATAGATTTTTAGAC
The sequence above is drawn from the Candidatus Sulfidibacterium hydrothermale genome and encodes:
- a CDS encoding IS4 family transposase gives rise to the protein MKNTNVSSKDSHLVSVLKEHFEGRLNLARIKFISLFIIALTKVRTVHFESLARGFDTQAEESSSLRRIQRFISSYSLDSDLIAKLIFSLLPHKERLTLSIDRTNWKFGKTDINIFMLGIVYQGVAFPLLFSMLKKRGNSNSQERINLIERYINLFGKGTIECIVADREFVGEKWLKYLNNNNLHYYIRIRNNFKVFVPRKNKTIKAFWLFNAFRINEFVYYPNIVEVNGQLCYLSGSKLHNGEYLILVSFTKPEKADDYYKQRWQIEMTFKAMKSSGFDIEKTHLSDIKRIEKLVLLIMVAFVWVYKVGIHIHQNIKPIKIKKHGRKAKTIFKTGLDFITKCFLNDSYTPEFNIFQFLSCT
- a CDS encoding ATP-binding protein, whose translation is MYQRTLENIVKEKIGSKKAIIIVGARQVGKTTLIKKILAGKEYLFFDADDPANRRLLSNPTTEQIRTFLGDHQIVFIDEAQRIDGIGLTLKIITDQFSDVQLLVSGSSSFDLGNKLNEPLTGRKWEYELFPVSWEEFEKKEGYIKTEQQIENRLLYGMYPEVLNNKGKEREVLKNLVSSYLYRDILAFSEIRKPEILDDLLLALALQVGSEVNYNELAQTIGVNKITIQKYIDILEKGYILFRLNSFSRNLRNEIKRNRKIYFYDNGIRNMITGNFNPLDLRTDVGALWENFLISERKKQNVYKDTFARMYFWRTKQQQEIDFVEEKDGKIVGYEFKWKAKKVKLPETFTRTYKAETKIIDRNNFRDFVIIK
- a CDS encoding HNH endonuclease, which codes for MSTHLLSWNPDRWEWKDIEQSIMELNKTGVFRDSWSCGVNKSIKPGDRLFLIRLGREPKGICASGYAISNVYQGEHWNGTPNKLANYVTFEYDVLLNPEKEDILKLSILKNGVLGEQHWSTQNSGIIIKPNVAIELEKLWYNFTISKSHKIENEKGTISNRTFTEGTVRQITSSKYERNPYARKICIEKYGAKCSVCGFDFEEIYGELGKGFIHVHHLNQIANIKASYELDPIKDLRPVCPNCHAMLHRTKTGLTIEELKKKIKKYVW
- a CDS encoding TPM domain-containing protein produces the protein MNKIIGIILTFLSLTAHSQLVVDNGHFFTKNEIARLENKMQNIENKYSIETMIYTTIDLNGKTPIEYGKEIGNSYEVGKKGINNGILILLSKNDRRIQILNGFGIEWIISDTKTQKIVDQMIPFFKQQNFFGGVNNALTMIEKYVSKTDWKISEIGLNNISENDLGKIIKFKYSNKSGQTKYKYAIDTDTQFSNNFQIKLESNKTEFNLFYSKNMNDLISIILTRKNIIVYARLTDWQNKRLELLGIE